Genomic DNA from Pigmentiphaga litoralis:
GCGTTGACCAGAAAAAGGCGTTCGTTGAGCATGCCGACCTGTACCGGGGAGATGGTGGCGTCGAGCAATGCGCGTGCCGCCTCTTCGGTGTCCTGCGAAATGCCGTGGGTACGGCCAAAGTAATTGAAGGTGCCTTGCGGCAATACGCCAAAGGGGCAGCCCTGCCCCAGCACCGTCTGGGCGACCGCGTTGATGGTGCCGTCGCCGCCCGCAGCGACCACGACCCCGCCCTGCGCCTTTGCAAGTTCTACCGCGCGGCGCGCGGTATTTGCCAGTTCCGATGCATCCCCCACCTTCAGGATCTCGACCCGGCGGCCAGCGCCTTCCATGACCCGGCGCACGATATCGCTGGTCTCGTCGGCGTCATTGCGCCCCGAGCCACTGTTCAGAACGATAAAGAACGGTGCGTCCGCAGCGACCGTCTTGCCTACGTTCAGCGTTTCCATGCATGCCGCCTTAGCAGAAGTGCTTTAGTGTTGAGTGTTATTGAGCGAGCTGCGATGGTCCCATACTCCTGTCGGGCACACCGCTTGCTGTAACACTCGCAGAGCACTGTTGCCGTTGACACATGGAGGTGAACGATGACCACCGACAAGAAGAAAACCGAAGAAGACAAGCGTCTGGAAGGCACGGCCGACAAGGACAAGAAAGTCCCGACCTATCAGGAACTGCTGGACGAATCGCTCGACCAGACTTTCCCCGCAAGCGACCCGATTTCCCCAGGCGCCGCGGTGAATGCCGAAAAGCGGATCGAGTCAGAAAAAGACGAAGCGGACTGGAAGCTCAAGCCGCAAAAGGCCCCGAACAAGTAGGGGCTGTGTGCGGGCGCAAGCACGCAACATGAATGCGGCGGGTTTGTACGCTTAATGAAGAAAGGCTGGCACGTGCCAGCCTTTTTTTCGTCTGCGGCAGGCTTCAAACGCGCCCGTTGCGGGCGCAAAGCCGGCCGCCGCCGCCACGCATCACAGCAATACGATCTCGTACGGCTGCCGGGCCCCGTGGCTTTCCAGGTGGGGATCGCCAGGCACCCCGTCGCCCGACAATGCCTTGCGCTTTGCATAGAGTCCGTATTGGTCGACTTCGATGCGGCGGGCGCGGTGCCATGGGATGCGGGTATCGCCCGGTGTCGCCCATTCCCACGCATGCACCGGAACGGGAATGCACTTGGCGCCGACAATGGCCGCCGCCGCCAGGGCCGCCCGCCCCACGGCTTCATGGTCCGGATCCCCATCGAAGCGCCAGCTGGCAAACAACACGTCGCCCGGCTTGAGCCGCCACGCCAGGAAGGCCGCCAGCGCCGTTTCATTACGGTGCAGCGCCCCCTTTTCCATGCCGGCGTGCATCACCCGGCAGGGGGCCGTGTCCATCTCGGTACGGCTGGTCACCCCAAGACGATGCAGCGCCCCAGAATAAGGCGCGTATTGCACCTGGGCCTCGCCATCGTATTCCGGCGGGTTATGGCTTGACGCCCCCCCGGCGTCACCCGTCGCGGCGATGATGGTGAGCGGCCGGCCCAGGAAATGGAGCCCGTGGATCAGGCCGCCCAGACTGGCTACCTCATCGTCGGGATCGGGCGTCACCACCACGGCGCGACGCCCTTCGGGCACCATCAGCGCGGGTGAAATCGACGGTAAGCCAGCCAATGCCCAGCGGCCGCGTTCGGCGCAGACGGCGGCATGATCGGGGGCTTGCGGTACTGCACTCAACATCGGCATGGCGGGCACAATCACAAAATGGTGATTCCCGGAATGCAATATCCATGCCCATTTTTACACGCTGAGTTATGGATGGCGCCCGGCCTGTTGTCATGTTCTGGCGCACTATCTGCGCGGCTGCGCCCGGTGTCGGCGGCACCCCTACAAGGGATGCCTGATTGAAGCCGGGATCGAATCCTGCTGAGTACCTGGGTAGAAACCGGAACGCTGCCTGGCAGCGCGACCCGGTCCCCACGACGTACCGATAAAAGGACAAGCCATGACGAAAATTACCTCTGTGCTCAATGAACTGATTGAAATCAGCAACGACGGCGACAAAGGCTTCCGCCAGGCCGCCGAGGACGCGAAGAACCCCGAACTGAAGGCCCTGCTGCTGCGCCGTGCCTCGGACTGCGCATCGGGCGCCGCACAACTGCGCCAGCAGGTGTCGGCCCTGGGTGGCAAGCCTGAAGAAGGCGGCACCGCCGGTGGCGCCGTGCACCGTGGCTGGGTCAGCCTGAAGGCGGCAGTTGCCGGCCGTACCGACCTGGCCATCCTGGAAGAATGCGAGCGTGGTGAAGACGTTGCCAAGGCCCGCTACCAGGACGCCCTGAAGCAGGACCTGCCTGCCGAGATCCTGGCACTGGTCCAGACGCAGTACGAAGGCGTCGTGCGCAACCATGACCAGATCCGTGACCTGCGTGACCGCATGCGCGCAACGAGCTGATCGTTGGTGGCCCGTCAGCGGGCCACGCCAACAAAAAAGGCGCCTTGAAGTTCAAGGCGCCTTTTTTGTGGATGTCGTCAACCGTTGTAGTGGTCGACCTTTGTAGTGGTCGTTCGTTGAAGTGGTCAACGGTTGTGATGGTCAACTGTTGCTGCCGTCTACCTTCAGTGCACGCT
This window encodes:
- a CDS encoding PIG-L family deacetylase, producing the protein MPMLSAVPQAPDHAAVCAERGRWALAGLPSISPALMVPEGRRAVVVTPDPDDEVASLGGLIHGLHFLGRPLTIIAATGDAGGASSHNPPEYDGEAQVQYAPYSGALHRLGVTSRTEMDTAPCRVMHAGMEKGALHRNETALAAFLAWRLKPGDVLFASWRFDGDPDHEAVGRAALAAAAIVGAKCIPVPVHAWEWATPGDTRIPWHRARRIEVDQYGLYAKRKALSGDGVPGDPHLESHGARQPYEIVLL
- a CDS encoding ferritin-like domain-containing protein, producing MTKITSVLNELIEISNDGDKGFRQAAEDAKNPELKALLLRRASDCASGAAQLRQQVSALGGKPEEGGTAGGAVHRGWVSLKAAVAGRTDLAILEECERGEDVAKARYQDALKQDLPAEILALVQTQYEGVVRNHDQIRDLRDRMRATS